One genomic region from Lonchura striata isolate bLonStr1 chromosome 23, bLonStr1.mat, whole genome shotgun sequence encodes:
- the TAGLN gene encoding transgelin produces MANKGPAYGMSRDVQSKIEKKYDDELEDRLVEWIVAQCGAAVGRPERGRLGFQVWLKNGIVLSRLVNSLYPDGSKPVKIPDAPPTMVFKQMEQIAQFLKAAEDYGVVKTDIFQTVDLFEAKDMAAVQRTLMALGSLAVTKNDGNYHGDPNWFMKKAQEHKREFTESQLKEGKNIIGLQMGTNKGASQAGMSYGRPRQIIS; encoded by the exons ATGGCAAACAAAGGGCCAGCCTATGGCATGAGCAGGGACGTGCAGTCCAAGATCGAGAAGAAGTACGATGATGAGCTGGAGGACCGGCTGGTGGAGTGGATCGTGGCGCAGTGCGGGGCTGCCGTGGGACGCCCCGAGCGGGGCCGCCTGGGCTTCCAGGTCTGGCTGAAGAACGGCATT GTGCTCAGCAGGCTGGTGAACAGCCTCTACCCCGACGGCTCCAAGCCCGTCAAGATCCCCGACGCGCCGCCCACCATGGTGTTCAAGCAgatggaacagattgcccagttCCTGAAGGCGGCCGAGGACTACGGAGTGGTCAAGACAGACATCTTCCAGACCGTGGACCTGTTTGAAG ccaagGACATGGCAGCGGTGCAGAGGACGCTGAtggccctggggagcctggcagTGACCAAGAACGACGGGAACTACCACGGCGACCCCAACTGGTTCATGAA GAAAGCGCAGGAGCACAAGCGGGAGTTCACCGAGAGCCAGCTGAAGGAGGGCAAGAACATCATCGGGCTACAGATGGGCACCAACAAGGGAGCGTCACAGGCGGGGATGAGCTACGGCCGGCCCCGGCAGATCATCAGCTAG